A region of Senegalia massiliensis DNA encodes the following proteins:
- a CDS encoding toprim domain-containing protein — MGVTKCADGSVFIPIRSGESCPICGSRKGRCSKFYNDEGILVFYRCKNQPSDKPNNGWYIHTIKDLEGINPNDRKINSIPNITVGEEMSEERLNITDSAYRYFRSLLKKYEGKYLNQRDLSDLHKRGVSDEIVERMKLFSMPTLVINSQKELDNFKLMKSKKLYTKQKRYTGKPIRVFVRNYSDGENTYDCQYQTAIAKDMERKFGNELLKVAGFAKRSGANGDYITFQSARYNGLFNLITKILTVALLTKDSNLLRLAYSNFWRVEQFKPIKGYFIPYINQEGKIQAVQYRLTIPILDDKYKPMRYFWYSSKNARSGSPIDYYIPSKIFTRSDGKKREDILLVTEGALKGKIAAERLGFKTVTEAGVSNYRNLIEDIIEISKYEKIRHKIILALDMDKFENEEVMKAEQKTMTLLHQAGYEVAIAFWDGRVAKGIDDALKLKLKIQFKAV, encoded by the coding sequence ATGGGAGTAACAAAATGTGCAGATGGAAGTGTATTCATACCAATTCGTTCTGGTGAATCTTGTCCTATATGTGGAAGTAGAAAAGGTAGATGTTCTAAATTTTATAATGATGAGGGAATATTAGTGTTTTATCGTTGCAAAAATCAACCAAGTGATAAACCTAATAATGGTTGGTACATACACACTATAAAAGACTTAGAAGGTATTAATCCTAATGACAGGAAAATAAACTCTATACCAAATATTACAGTAGGAGAAGAAATGTCTGAAGAACGATTAAATATAACTGATAGTGCATATCGTTACTTTAGAAGTTTATTAAAAAAATATGAAGGAAAATACCTAAATCAAAGAGATTTATCTGACCTTCATAAAAGAGGAGTTTCTGATGAGATAGTTGAAAGAATGAAACTATTTTCAATGCCTACATTAGTAATTAATTCTCAAAAAGAATTAGATAATTTTAAGTTAATGAAATCAAAAAAACTGTATACAAAACAAAAAAGATATACAGGAAAACCAATTAGGGTATTTGTAAGAAATTACTCTGATGGTGAAAATACTTATGATTGTCAGTATCAAACTGCAATAGCAAAAGACATGGAAAGGAAATTTGGAAATGAACTTTTGAAAGTTGCAGGATTCGCTAAAAGAAGTGGTGCAAATGGTGATTATATTACGTTTCAAAGTGCTAGATATAATGGCTTATTTAATCTAATAACTAAAATATTAACTGTTGCACTACTAACAAAGGATAGTAACTTGTTAAGACTTGCTTATTCAAACTTCTGGAGAGTAGAACAATTTAAACCTATAAAGGGGTATTTCATACCTTATATTAATCAAGAGGGGAAAATACAAGCAGTACAATATAGACTAACTATACCTATTCTTGATGATAAGTATAAACCAATGAGATACTTCTGGTATTCTTCTAAAAATGCAAGAAGTGGTAGTCCAATAGACTATTACATACCTTCAAAAATATTTACTAGATCTGATGGTAAAAAAAGAGAAGATATATTACTTGTTACAGAAGGTGCTTTAAAAGGGAAAATTGCTGCTGAAAGGCTAGGGTTTAAGACAGTTACAGAGGCAGGAGTTAGTAACTATCGAAATCTAATTGAAGATATTATTGAAATATCTAAATATGAAAAAATAAGGCATAAGATAATCTTAGCTTTAGATATGGATAAGTTTGAGAATGAAGAGGTAATGAAAGCAGAACAAAAAACTATGACATTACTTCATCAAGCAGGATATGAGGTTGCTATTGCTTTTTGGGATGGTAGAGTAGCAAAAGGCATTGATGATGCTCTTAAATTAAAGTTAAAAATTCAATTTAAGGCAGTTTAA
- a CDS encoding DUF6710 family protein codes for MFTNNLSQGKIKKKQFNNIIEFAKELISKNEVENYDHNGTGPQVHPIFNLIKLLGANIPIDYGAYIIKNNPKSLPRIDTEEFLFSIVSEVNKKGEIAYNLLNEIKTTADINANLNSDLILPWVWNRDRLLQSLSRIGENRLFDFWKEDKNHRLHLWLPMGIFWVEGGNHSILTGIIQGEGKIIPKKISDISDIYKYVKCDGKYFIRIEDNEIISKVQNVEFAAIFEIGRIMIEKNICYKNIVDYSNKV; via the coding sequence ATGTTTACTAATAATTTAAGTCAGGGAAAAATAAAGAAAAAACAATTTAATAATATCATAGAATTTGCAAAAGAATTAATATCAAAAAATGAAGTAGAAAATTATGACCATAATGGAACAGGGCCACAAGTTCATCCTATATTTAATCTAATAAAACTATTAGGTGCAAATATACCTATTGATTATGGGGCATATATTATAAAAAATAATCCTAAAAGTTTGCCTAGAATTGATACAGAAGAATTTCTATTTTCTATTGTATCAGAAGTAAATAAAAAAGGTGAAATTGCCTATAATTTATTAAATGAGATAAAAACTACAGCTGATATAAATGCTAATTTAAATAGTGATCTAATATTGCCTTGGGTTTGGAATAGGGATAGACTCTTACAATCTTTATCAAGAATAGGTGAAAATAGATTATTTGATTTTTGGAAAGAAGATAAGAATCATAGATTACATCTGTGGTTACCTATGGGAATATTTTGGGTAGAGGGTGGTAATCATTCAATACTTACTGGAATAATTCAAGGGGAAGGGAAAATAATTCCTAAAAAAATAAGTGATATTTCTGATATTTATAAATACGTTAAATGTGATGGAAAATACTTTATAAGAATTGAAGATAATGAAATAATTAGTAAAGTGCAAAATGTTGAATTTGCAGCTATATTTGAAATAGGGAGAATAATGATAGAAAAAAATATATGTTACAAAAATATTGTTGATTACAGTAATAAAGTATAA
- a CDS encoding CBASS cGAMP-activated phospholipase, which translates to MALVWKDINSADDILTWKPENKKKFKVLAIDGGGIKGVFPAKYLQMIENKIGGNIYEHFDLIVGTSTGGIIALALSIGVSTSEIVKLYKDLGKNIFKSRLVNRVAHPITHALLKSKYDNKNLTVALKDVFGDKKIKDAKTLLCIPSIDFYRAKPKVYKTPHSHYHLDRNLKMWQVALATSAAPTYFPAAIVDKAAGTPDYMIDGGLWANNPSVIGICEALHFGCNLKDIQLLSIGTGHCVYKGKKEKALKSGFLSWGTGLVDFTMNAQNYGNNAMAMYLLPEENFDRIDFETGDKINLDSVDDKSIEILMKEAERAYGKTCPDIENKFFI; encoded by the coding sequence ATGGCTTTAGTTTGGAAGGATATTAACAGTGCAGATGATATACTTACATGGAAACCAGAGAATAAAAAAAAATTTAAAGTATTAGCTATAGATGGCGGGGGAATTAAAGGTGTTTTTCCAGCCAAGTATTTACAAATGATAGAAAATAAAATAGGTGGGAATATATATGAACACTTTGATTTAATAGTAGGGACATCAACAGGTGGAATAATTGCATTAGCTCTGTCTATAGGAGTTTCTACATCGGAGATAGTTAAGTTATATAAGGACTTAGGTAAGAATATTTTTAAGTCAAGATTGGTAAATAGAGTAGCTCATCCAATAACTCATGCATTGTTAAAGAGTAAGTATGACAATAAAAATTTAACTGTAGCACTTAAAGATGTGTTTGGAGATAAAAAAATTAAGGATGCTAAGACCTTATTATGTATACCATCTATTGATTTTTATAGGGCTAAGCCAAAGGTATATAAAACACCTCATAGCCATTATCACTTAGATAGGAATTTAAAGATGTGGCAAGTTGCTCTAGCAACTTCTGCTGCTCCTACTTATTTTCCAGCTGCTATTGTCGATAAAGCAGCTGGTACTCCTGACTATATGATAGATGGTGGATTATGGGCGAATAATCCTAGTGTTATAGGTATTTGTGAAGCACTACACTTTGGTTGTAATCTAAAAGATATACAACTTTTGTCCATAGGTACAGGACACTGTGTTTATAAAGGAAAGAAAGAAAAAGCACTAAAAAGTGGATTTTTAAGTTGGGGTACAGGACTTGTAGATTTTACTATGAATGCTCAAAACTATGGAAACAATGCTATGGCAATGTATCTATTACCAGAAGAAAACTTCGACCGAATAGATTTTGAAACAGGTGATAAAATAAATTTAGATTCTGTAGATGATAAATCTATTGAAATTCTTATGAAAGAAGCAGAGAGAGCATATGGAAAAACTTGTCCCGACATAGAAAATAAATTTTTCATCTAA
- a CDS encoding helix-turn-helix domain-containing protein, with translation MEDLIFSSVITILSGIIPLVIIKILYKQFNLTTVIYGYEIKLVPFILISLLSIVYILLPMFNTIEKELIYGITLLGLTFLSLDLTLLSKDIRFKLFLMYLIGFTYLKIAYLKQTKVGNFDNPLSFFAPMVIILSIISVTYYNIKFRSKKVKTIGNRLKLLREGNCLTHKELSTELDISVLNLILYENERKAPTYNILKKIAIYFDVSPDYLNGNFSRR, from the coding sequence ATGGAAGATTTAATATTTAGTTCAGTAATAACTATATTAAGTGGAATAATACCATTGGTAATAATCAAAATACTATATAAACAATTTAATCTGACTACAGTAATATATGGTTATGAAATTAAGTTAGTTCCATTTATATTAATATCTTTACTATCTATTGTATATATTCTACTACCAATGTTTAACACTATTGAAAAAGAACTTATCTATGGAATAACTTTGTTAGGATTAACATTTTTATCTTTAGATCTTACACTATTAAGTAAAGACATACGTTTTAAATTATTCTTAATGTATTTGATAGGTTTTACCTATTTGAAAATAGCTTATTTGAAACAAACTAAGGTAGGTAACTTTGATAATCCACTATCATTTTTTGCACCTATGGTTATAATTTTATCTATAATAAGTGTTACATATTATAATATCAAATTTCGTTCTAAAAAAGTTAAAACAATAGGTAATAGATTAAAGTTATTAAGAGAGGGAAACTGTTTAACCCATAAGGAGTTGTCTACAGAATTAGATATATCAGTATTAAATTTAATACTATATGAGAATGAGAGAAAAGCACCTACCTATAATATACTAAAGAAAATTGCTATATATTTTGATGTATCACCAGATTACCTTAATGGAAATTTTAGTAGAAGATAA
- a CDS encoding helix-turn-helix domain-containing protein, translated as MNIKENEIDKINKTPFMILTLVMILGFITIPSFTIKYEGFKYPLFMFAILYLYKDIKSLSFYDLFEFTHLFNILIFMFFFTIDTIFLSWEIHPNFIYSILDILSYIVIVINVISNLAYRIEEQTRENNPEIIGRLRELRLEKQMTLDELAKELKIACSELRLYEKNCKKADYKTLVSISKYFQVTPDYLVGNFDRR; from the coding sequence ATGAACATTAAAGAAAATGAAATCGATAAAATTAATAAAACACCATTTATGATATTAACATTAGTTATGATACTTGGATTTATTACTATACCTAGTTTTACGATTAAGTATGAAGGTTTTAAATATCCATTGTTTATGTTTGCAATATTATATTTATATAAAGATATTAAAAGTTTAAGTTTTTATGATTTATTTGAGTTCACACATCTTTTTAATATCTTAATATTTATGTTCTTTTTTACTATAGATACTATATTTTTAAGTTGGGAAATACATCCTAATTTTATATATTCTATACTTGATATTTTAAGTTATATTGTAATAGTAATAAATGTAATTTCTAATCTAGCGTATAGAATTGAGGAACAAACTAGAGAAAATAATCCTGAGATTATAGGTAGATTAAGAGAGTTAAGGTTAGAAAAACAAATGACATTAGATGAGTTGGCTAAAGAGTTAAAAATTGCTTGTTCAGAATTAAGGTTATATGAAAAGAACTGTAAAAAAGCAGATTATAAAACTTTAGTTTCTATTTCAAAATATTTTCAAGTTACTCCAGATTATTTAGTAGGTAATTTTGATAGAAGATAA
- a CDS encoding tyrosine-type recombinase/integrase, with product MKKDIEIKLHKKRTKKLKIMPEFIVNYIMIMQEKYGINTQIAYLIDYNIYLEYLLTLPQFYKYKEINEFRPDDLGSRYLNENDIWGFLDYLNGYKKIYITKTGKKIEKHFSNTRVGKARKLASIHKLYKYLSRRYDIDDITKHIEIQIKQKKEIRDRLNNKEINLLINTIQFDKNIKNDTLLKYHKKVKLRDLCIVLLLGLTGIRVSELIQLDISDISIHDEKMIVIRKSGNQDMLFIPDAALPFLKEYIDFRNNIKGVSEEYKNALFLSLHKKRINQESIRNLLKKYKTRANIQIDITPHTLRRTFATHLLNIENGSIELVAQQLGHSSIETARRFYADLNEETIKKATKNFTYNKNI from the coding sequence ATGAAAAAAGATATTGAAATTAAGCTGCATAAAAAGCGAACAAAAAAATTAAAAATAATGCCAGAATTTATTGTGAATTATATTATGATAATGCAAGAAAAGTATGGGATAAATACTCAAATTGCATATTTAATTGATTATAATATTTATTTAGAGTATTTATTAACACTTCCTCAATTTTATAAATATAAAGAAATAAATGAGTTCAGGCCTGATGATTTAGGAAGTAGATACCTAAATGAAAATGATATATGGGGATTTTTAGACTATCTTAATGGCTATAAAAAGATATATATAACTAAAACAGGTAAAAAAATAGAAAAGCATTTCTCTAATACTAGAGTAGGAAAAGCTAGAAAACTTGCAAGTATACATAAGTTATATAAATACTTGTCAAGAAGATATGACATTGATGATATTACTAAACATATAGAAATACAAATAAAACAAAAAAAAGAAATAAGAGATAGGCTAAACAATAAAGAAATTAACTTATTAATAAATACAATACAATTTGATAAAAATATAAAAAATGATACTTTATTAAAGTACCATAAAAAAGTTAAATTAAGAGATCTATGTATAGTTTTATTATTAGGTTTAACAGGAATAAGAGTAAGTGAATTAATTCAATTAGATATATCTGATATTAGTATACACGATGAAAAAATGATAGTAATAAGAAAAAGTGGAAATCAAGATATGTTATTCATTCCAGATGCTGCCCTCCCCTTTTTAAAAGAGTATATTGACTTTAGAAACAATATAAAAGGAGTGTCAGAAGAATATAAAAATGCTTTATTTTTATCACTTCATAAAAAAAGAATTAATCAAGAGTCAATTAGAAACTTATTAAAGAAGTATAAAACACGTGCTAATATTCAAATTGATATAACTCCTCATACACTAAGAAGAACATTCGCTACTCATTTATTAAACATAGAAAATGGAAGTATAGAATTAGTAGCACAGCAATTAGGACATTCTAGTATAGAAACTGCAAGAAGATTTTATGCGGACCTTAATGAAGAAACAATAAAGAAAGCAACAAAAAATTTCACATATAATAAAAATATATAG
- a CDS encoding tyrosine-type recombinase/integrase: MSIIKYNNNSSIQEYLTGDKSITNDTVLIKMFLRNQRSKNTVRSYAKSIKLFIDYINKPLSNVTVKDIMDFMDKLEKKEKSTQNNRISGLSSLYNFGCKLGYLKYNPFTVINKPTVNKNKSTNKFLAKEELNRLWEVLREKKRNAVIGSIFITTGVRVSELCNIKCKHFYKDMDSNVGIHIIDGKGNKDRDIKVRQDVLAYIKDYRDSINKDFNIPNDDESYLITTRNGNRVNENYIRWIIDNASKKAGIEKKISPHWLRHTSASMSLNNNCDIVKVTENFGWSSLKVAKGYLHNLDKLKDSSVDYVDIDL, translated from the coding sequence ATGAGTATAATTAAATATAATAATAATAGTTCTATTCAAGAGTATCTAACAGGGGATAAATCAATTACGAATGATACTGTACTTATTAAAATGTTTCTAAGAAACCAGAGGTCTAAGAATACAGTTAGATCATATGCTAAATCTATTAAACTATTTATAGATTATATTAATAAACCACTTTCTAATGTTACAGTAAAAGATATAATGGACTTTATGGATAAACTTGAAAAGAAAGAAAAATCTACTCAGAATAATCGAATAAGTGGATTAAGTTCCTTATATAACTTTGGTTGTAAATTAGGTTACTTAAAGTATAATCCCTTTACTGTTATTAATAAGCCTACTGTAAATAAGAATAAGTCTACTAATAAATTCCTTGCTAAAGAGGAACTAAATAGACTTTGGGAAGTATTAAGGGAAAAGAAAAGAAATGCAGTTATAGGTAGTATTTTTATTACTACTGGAGTAAGAGTAAGTGAATTATGTAATATTAAATGTAAACACTTTTATAAAGATATGGATAGTAATGTTGGTATTCATATTATAGATGGCAAAGGTAACAAAGACAGGGATATTAAAGTTAGACAAGATGTATTAGCATACATTAAGGATTATAGAGATAGTATTAATAAGGATTTTAACATACCAAATGATGATGAAAGTTATTTAATTACTACTAGAAATGGAAATAGAGTAAATGAAAACTACATCAGATGGATAATAGATAATGCAAGTAAAAAAGCAGGAATTGAGAAGAAAATCAGTCCTCATTGGTTAAGACATACTTCTGCATCAATGAGTTTGAATAATAACTGTGATATTGTTAAGGTTACAGAAAATTTTGGGTGGAGTTCCCTAAAAGTAGCTAAAGGCTATTTGCATAACTTAGATAAATTAAAAGATTCTTCAGTAGATTATGTTGATATAGATTTATAA
- a CDS encoding type IA DNA topoisomerase yields the protein MRLFIAEKSSVALNLARTLNCEKKNGYYEGNGNVITYARGHLLELKDSVDYDPSMEVWSLDKFPFIPEKYMYKIKTDRKSKKVDLWCKKQIGIIKKLINRDDVIEVVNAFDYDREGSLIFFLLNAFLGNKKKTYRMTLNEWTPDAIRSNISTMKLNSNYRNQEIAGLCRQQADWTLGINFTSVSTLKYTKGRGKYPLSIGRVILPTLKLIHDRDMEINNFVSKDYYELKSTFTTDKGNYDGTLFIDNNTKFNDKRILENIKNKITGKSAFIKDKKIETSNKNSPSLFNLNDLQGYITSKYNGWTADKVARIAQSLYEGNGKGGYISYTRTKSRHLESNPEFINKTEKVLEILKGNSPYKNDIKFHNKKTVFDSSKVDGHGAIIPTYIIPKELNSDEMLIYNEIKNRFLSQFMPPAKYENTKIITQIKDTDVLFKTTGRILISEGWLKLFDKDVQEDMLPQIDNGENVNVDKLNILTKQTKPPRHYTTKTLFETMENCGKKVDSNAENDSMLSNVLSGYEIGTQPTRASTLSKMNDIGYVKMKGKNILITDIGINLINLFPVKELMDVDFTGKLEKTLSDIEKGKFTKKQFMGIIKNLTIKGVNQIKQSEGVVIDFANEMTKNSVGSCPACSKPIVESKKGYGCSGWKEGCTFVIWKKNAFLSKFGITTITKKNAAALIENKDGVIFGIKGINIKTKVIKKNDKYELEFDVEKKQIQSLGKCPECNKNVVENTKAYTCEDRNCNFVIFKNDKFLAKFSKKPTKTMVKSLLNKNEFHMKNLKGEKGDFECVLKLKKNGKYWGYEMNYK from the coding sequence ATGAGATTATTTATAGCAGAAAAGTCAAGTGTTGCATTAAACTTGGCAAGAACATTAAATTGTGAGAAAAAAAATGGATATTATGAAGGTAATGGCAATGTTATTACTTATGCTAGAGGTCATTTACTAGAATTAAAAGATAGTGTAGACTATGATCCATCTATGGAGGTATGGTCTTTAGATAAATTTCCTTTTATACCAGAAAAATATATGTATAAAATCAAAACTGATAGAAAGAGTAAAAAAGTTGACTTGTGGTGTAAAAAGCAAATAGGTATAATAAAAAAACTAATTAATAGAGATGATGTTATAGAAGTAGTTAATGCATTTGATTATGATAGGGAAGGATCACTTATATTTTTCCTTTTAAATGCTTTCTTAGGCAACAAAAAGAAAACATATAGAATGACTCTTAACGAGTGGACCCCAGATGCAATTAGATCTAATATAAGTACTATGAAACTTAATTCTAATTATAGAAATCAAGAAATAGCAGGTTTATGTAGACAACAAGCTGATTGGACTCTAGGTATTAATTTTACTTCAGTATCTACTTTGAAATATACAAAAGGTAGAGGTAAATATCCACTAAGTATTGGTAGAGTAATACTTCCTACTTTAAAATTAATCCATGATAGAGATATGGAGATAAATAATTTTGTATCAAAAGATTATTATGAATTGAAATCTACTTTTACTACAGATAAAGGTAACTATGATGGAACATTATTTATTGATAATAATACTAAATTTAACGATAAGAGAATTTTAGAAAATATTAAAAATAAAATTACAGGTAAAAGTGCTTTTATTAAAGATAAAAAGATAGAAACTTCTAATAAAAATTCTCCTTCATTATTTAACTTAAATGACCTTCAAGGTTATATTACATCTAAATATAATGGTTGGACAGCAGATAAGGTTGCACGTATTGCTCAATCACTTTATGAGGGAAATGGTAAGGGAGGATATATTTCTTATACCAGAACTAAATCTAGACATCTAGAAAGCAATCCGGAGTTTATAAATAAAACCGAAAAGGTATTAGAAATATTAAAAGGAAATTCTCCATATAAAAATGATATTAAGTTTCATAATAAAAAAACAGTATTTGATAGTTCGAAAGTTGATGGTCATGGTGCTATTATACCTACTTATATAATACCTAAAGAGTTAAATAGTGATGAAATGCTTATTTATAATGAAATAAAAAATAGATTTTTATCACAATTTATGCCACCCGCTAAATATGAAAATACTAAGATAATAACACAAATTAAAGATACTGATGTATTATTTAAAACAACAGGCAGAATTTTAATCTCTGAAGGTTGGCTCAAATTATTTGATAAAGATGTTCAAGAAGATATGTTACCACAAATAGATAATGGAGAGAATGTAAATGTAGACAAGCTTAATATTCTAACTAAGCAAACAAAACCTCCAAGACACTATACTACAAAGACTCTATTTGAAACTATGGAGAATTGCGGTAAAAAGGTTGATTCAAACGCAGAAAATGATAGTATGTTATCTAATGTATTAAGTGGTTATGAGATAGGTACACAGCCTACAAGAGCATCAACATTGTCTAAAATGAATGATATAGGATATGTAAAAATGAAGGGTAAAAATATACTTATTACTGATATAGGGATAAATTTAATTAATCTTTTCCCTGTGAAAGAATTAATGGATGTAGATTTTACAGGAAAGTTAGAAAAAACATTATCTGATATTGAAAAAGGTAAATTTACCAAAAAACAATTTATGGGAATAATAAAGAATTTAACTATAAAAGGAGTTAATCAAATAAAACAATCAGAAGGTGTAGTAATTGATTTTGCTAATGAAATGACTAAAAATAGTGTAGGTAGTTGTCCTGCTTGTTCAAAGCCTATTGTAGAAAGTAAAAAAGGTTATGGGTGCAGTGGGTGGAAAGAAGGTTGTACCTTTGTTATATGGAAGAAAAATGCCTTTCTATCTAAATTTGGTATAACTACTATAACTAAAAAGAATGCTGCAGCTCTTATTGAAAATAAAGATGGTGTCATATTTGGTATTAAAGGTATTAATATAAAAACAAAAGTTATTAAAAAAAATGATAAGTATGAGCTTGAGTTTGATGTAGAAAAAAAGCAAATTCAAAGTTTAGGTAAATGTCCAGAATGTAATAAAAATGTTGTTGAAAATACAAAAGCTTATACTTGTGAAGATAGAAATTGCAATTTTGTTATCTTTAAAAATGACAAATTTTTAGCTAAATTTAGTAAAAAACCAACTAAAACTATGGTTAAAAGTTTATTAAATAAAAATGAATTTCACATGAAAAATTTAAAAGGGGAAAAAGGAGATTTTGAGTGTGTTCTTAAACTTAAAAAGAACGGAAAATATTGGGGGTATGAAATGAATTATAAATAA
- a CDS encoding SMODS domain-containing nucleotidyltransferase, whose amino-acid sequence MKLNDYFKAFHGKISLNSGRTQRIKNAHKIWKDLLKNDEELKDYYEKFYLQGSYATSTAIKPINGGEFDVDTILVLDIDEKEVGMKPKDALKFLADRMKTNKKYKDKIKVKDRCVTVDYKDDFHIDIVLSKPTDSEVILIPCKSDNDWKETNPYGFKEWCKTINYNTNGEFCRIAKMIKYWRDTKVGKDTAPKSILLTTIIGENMVGKNSDAESLVETLENIVENIDNIINEETDQPYVENPSLEGENLARDWNREKFDIFKIKLEKFTKDSRDALEENDEDKSIEKWQDIFGTTFPSQLSEGASMAKSISEGTAYIDHSGHINRNIGTKIPEHRFYGEVIHETKR is encoded by the coding sequence ATGAAATTAAATGATTATTTTAAAGCATTTCATGGAAAAATTTCACTAAACTCTGGGAGAACACAGAGAATTAAAAATGCACACAAGATTTGGAAAGATTTACTAAAAAATGATGAAGAACTTAAGGATTATTATGAAAAGTTTTATTTACAAGGTTCATATGCAACTTCAACTGCAATAAAACCTATTAATGGTGGAGAATTTGATGTAGATACAATTCTAGTTCTTGATATTGATGAAAAAGAAGTGGGGATGAAACCTAAAGATGCACTTAAGTTTTTAGCAGACAGAATGAAAACTAATAAAAAATATAAGGATAAGATTAAAGTCAAAGACAGATGTGTTACAGTTGATTATAAAGATGATTTTCATATTGACATTGTACTTTCTAAGCCAACAGATAGTGAAGTTATTCTAATTCCTTGTAAGTCAGATAATGATTGGAAAGAAACAAATCCATATGGATTTAAAGAATGGTGTAAAACTATTAATTATAATACTAATGGTGAATTTTGTAGAATAGCTAAAATGATAAAATATTGGAGAGATACCAAGGTTGGTAAAGATACTGCGCCTAAATCAATTTTATTAACTACTATAATAGGGGAAAATATGGTAGGGAAGAACTCAGACGCAGAAAGTCTCGTAGAAACACTTGAGAATATAGTTGAAAATATTGATAATATTATCAATGAAGAAACAGATCAACCATACGTAGAAAATCCATCATTAGAGGGAGAAAATCTCGCTAGAGATTGGAATAGAGAAAAATTTGATATATTTAAGATAAAATTAGAAAAGTTTACAAAAGATTCTAGAGATGCTTTAGAAGAAAATGATGAAGATAAATCCATAGAAAAATGGCAAGACATCTTTGGTACTACATTTCCTTCTCAATTATCTGAAGGAGCTAGTATGGCAAAATCAATATCCGAAGGTACAGCCTACATTGATCATAGCGGTCACATTAATAGAAATATAGGTACAAAAATCCCTGAGCATAGGTTTTATGGAGAAGTTATTCATGAGACAAAAAGATAA
- a CDS encoding thermonuclease family protein, which produces MKIKIIILLLILIIGITAIGCDTETTENSQLEDFKNVFSESGEKTSEIKEENVSNDKTNSLDTIKDNIEEGIKDTSDSLKDGIKEGISETSDKVKDGIEEGINSLSEETKEKLVDNSKNITNEIKKITVSNNYETVKVIRVIDGDTLIVDKNGTEERVRMVGMNTPESVGANINDPEPYGIESSNFTKELLPAGKTIYMTKDIENRDKYDRLLRYIWLDKPNNLNMKETMVNAILVKEGFANVMTIQPNSKYSLVFKGLETQARTLNKGLWGLE; this is translated from the coding sequence ATGAAGATAAAAATAATAATTTTACTATTGATTTTAATTATAGGAATTACTGCTATAGGTTGCGATACAGAAACTACTGAAAATAGTCAACTAGAGGATTTTAAAAATGTATTTAGTGAAAGTGGAGAAAAAACATCAGAAATAAAAGAAGAAAATGTAAGTAATGATAAAACTAATAGTTTAGATACTATAAAAGATAATATAGAAGAAGGAATAAAAGATACTTCTGATAGTCTTAAAGATGGAATTAAGGAAGGTATAAGCGAAACTTCTGATAAAGTAAAAGATGGTATAGAAGAAGGAATAAACTCTTTATCTGAAGAAACTAAAGAAAAGTTAGTTGATAACTCTAAAAATATTACAAATGAAATAAAAAAAATAACAGTATCTAATAATTATGAAACAGTAAAGGTAATAAGAGTAATTGATGGAGATACTTTAATAGTTGATAAGAATGGAACTGAAGAAAGGGTAAGAATGGTTGGAATGAACACACCTGAGAGTGTAGGTGCAAATATTAATGATCCAGAGCCTTATGGGATAGAGTCTAGTAATTTTACTAAAGAATTGTTACCTGCAGGTAAAACAATATACATGACTAAAGATATAGAAAACAGAGATAAATATGATAGATTACTTAGATATATTTGGTTAGATAAGCCAAATAACTTAAATATGAAAGAAACAATGGTCAATGCGATATTAGTTAAGGAAGGTTTTGCTAATGTTATGACTATACAACCGAATAGCAAGTATTCTTTAGTATTTAAAGGACTTGAAACACAGGCCAGAACATTAAATAAAGGACTTTGGGGATTAGAGTAA